A DNA window from Hordeum vulgare subsp. vulgare chromosome 1H, MorexV3_pseudomolecules_assembly, whole genome shotgun sequence contains the following coding sequences:
- the LOC123412902 gene encoding thioredoxin-like fold domain-containing protein MRL7L homolog, chloroplastic, which produces MALRCSLPATCSTFCLKRAEHPSSHAPHARPVFSFGSCPRSRPSLGPALAARARALRASDPKAGRLVIGGGPRNADSDSDSDDEGPVRMTDQERRTLRRKIREMMDRMPETQELTDPEEKKAKMRELLTKYQLVVEEEDPEWPEDAQDGMGFGLDQFFDKITIKPEKRDDADDDDDGKKEVVWEDDNYIKPVRDVKTKDWDDTVFTDFGPLIVLVHNRYKRPQDNEMARTELVKAIETFWEHDLPSPRCVAVDACAEPGLVAALKVSGFPELLFTNAGKILYREKAVRSAEVLARMIAFFYYKAARPPCLSESDGQGQEKVPLMS; this is translated from the exons CCATGCGCGCCCCGTCTTCAGCTTCGGCTCTTGCCCGCGGTCCAGGCCGAGCCTGGGACCCGCGCTCGCCGCGCGCGCCCGGGCACTGCGCGCGAGCGACCCCAAGGCCGGCCGGCTGGTGATCGGCGGCGGGCCGCGCAACGCCGACTCGGACTCCGATTCCGACGACGAAGGCCCCGTGCGGATGACGGACCAGGAGCGGAGGACGCTGCGGAGGAAGATACGGGAGATGATGGACCGGATGCCGGAGACGCAGGAGCTGACCGAcccggaggagaagaaggccaagatGAGGGAGCTGCTGACCAAGTACCAGCTggttgtcgaggaggaggacccgGAGTGGCCCGAGGATGCCCAGGACGGCATGGGCTTCGGCCTCGACCAGTTCTTCGACAAGATCACCATCAAGCCCGAGAAGAgggatgacgccgacgacgatgacgacggcaagAAGGAGGTGGTCTGGGAGGATGACAACTACATCAAGCCGGTCAGGGATGTCAAGACAAAGGATTGGGACGACACCGTGTTCACCGACTTCGGCCCGTTGATTGTGCTCGTGCATAACCGGTACAAAAG ACCACAGGAcaatgagatggcaagaaccgagCTCGTGAAGGCGATCGAGACGTTTTGGGAACACGATCTGCCTTCACCAAGG TGTGTCGCGGTCGATGCCTGTGCGGAGCCAGGCCTCGTGGCCGCTCTGAAGGTGTCCGGCTTCCCTGAGTTGCTCTTCACCAATGCAGGCAAGATACTGTACCGAGAGAAAG CTGTCCGGTCGGCCGAGGTGCTGGCGAGGATGATAGCCTTCTTCTACTACAAGGCGGCGAGACCACCTTGCTTGAGCGAATCAGACGGCCAGGGGCAAGAGAAGGTCCCTCTGATGTCGTGA
- the LOC123442880 gene encoding uncharacterized protein LOC123442880 isoform X2, with translation MDSARPRRVPNKSRRPDWREELRANCMTRVKNERVHLLWKMRNQGQPPATDMKTAESAVRNIISDEVKKLKRCVDGKKDQEVDMIWEYEGPQEAKPAEFESEDILLEMERLLYEDLREEMIRKEALDEEDAYLAQAVYDHMQLKEEGVENAKLWCPVCKQGELRETHNLIHCTLCKMRLDLEEDKVNLAFLRERLANVHMEHLDRGCTLSPKFCLHDMFGLNALYIRCDECSTFEVVV, from the exons ATGGATTCGGCTCGGCCCAGGAGGGTTCCCAACAAATCCCGCCGCCCGGACTGGAGAGAGGAG CTTAGGGCAAATTGCATGACAAGAGTTAAAAATGAGAGAGTCCACTTGCTCTGGAAGATGAGGAACCAAGGGCAGCCACCTGCTACTGACATG AAAACGGCTGAATCTGCAGTCAGGAACATTATCTCGGATGAGGTAAAGAAACTCAAAAGATGTGTGGATGGAAAAAAGGACCAAGAAGTTGATATGATATGGGAATATGAAGGACCACAAGAAGCTAAGCCAGCTGAATTTGAAAGCGAAGATATATTGCTTGAAATGGAAAGACTTCTTTATGAAGATCTGCGGGAAGAAATGATCCGAAAAG AGGCCCTTGATGAGGAAGATGCATACTTAGCTCAGGCTGTTTACGATCATATGCAATTGAAGGAAGAG GGTGTGGAAAATGCTAAGCTCTGGTGTCCAGTATGCAAACAAGGAGAGCTACGAGAAACTCATAATCTCATACACTGTACTTTGTGTAAGATGCGGCTTGACCTTGAAGAAGATAAG GTAAACCTAGCTTTCTTGCGGGAACGGTTGGCCAATGTCCATATGGAGCACTTAGACAGAGGATGCACATTATCACCCAAGTTCTGCTTGCACGACATGTTTGGGTTGAATGCACTTTACATACGTTGCGATGAATGCAGCACTTTCGAAGTTGTGGTGTAA
- the LOC123442880 gene encoding uncharacterized protein LOC123442880 isoform X3, translated as MDSARPRRVPNKSRRPDWREELRANCMTRVKNERVHLLWKMRNQGQPPATDMKTAESAVRNIISDEVKKLKRCVDGKKDQEVDMIWEYEGPQEAKPAEFESEDILLEMERLLYEDLREEMIRKEIEALDEEDAYLAQAVYDHMQLKEEGVENAKLWCPVCKQGELRETHNLIHCTLCKMRLDLEEDKEAAGEEWHVNGSREGVP; from the exons ATGGATTCGGCTCGGCCCAGGAGGGTTCCCAACAAATCCCGCCGCCCGGACTGGAGAGAGGAG CTTAGGGCAAATTGCATGACAAGAGTTAAAAATGAGAGAGTCCACTTGCTCTGGAAGATGAGGAACCAAGGGCAGCCACCTGCTACTGACATG AAAACGGCTGAATCTGCAGTCAGGAACATTATCTCGGATGAGGTAAAGAAACTCAAAAGATGTGTGGATGGAAAAAAGGACCAAGAAGTTGATATGATATGGGAATATGAAGGACCACAAGAAGCTAAGCCAGCTGAATTTGAAAGCGAAGATATATTGCTTGAAATGGAAAGACTTCTTTATGAAGATCTGCGGGAAGAAATGATCCGAAAAG AAATAGAGGCCCTTGATGAGGAAGATGCATACTTAGCTCAGGCTGTTTACGATCATATGCAATTGAAGGAAGAG GGTGTGGAAAATGCTAAGCTCTGGTGTCCAGTATGCAAACAAGGAGAGCTACGAGAAACTCATAATCTCATACACTGTACTTTGTGTAAGATGCGGCTTGACCTTGAAGAAGATAAG GAAGCAGCTGGGGAAGAATGGCATGTGAATGGATCTCGTGAAGGCGTGCCATGA
- the LOC123442880 gene encoding RPA-interacting protein isoform X1: MDSARPRRVPNKSRRPDWREELRANCMTRVKNERVHLLWKMRNQGQPPATDMKTAESAVRNIISDEVKKLKRCVDGKKDQEVDMIWEYEGPQEAKPAEFESEDILLEMERLLYEDLREEMIRKEIEALDEEDAYLAQAVYDHMQLKEEGVENAKLWCPVCKQGELRETHNLIHCTLCKMRLDLEEDKVNLAFLRERLANVHMEHLDRGCTLSPKFCLHDMFGLNALYIRCDECSTFEVVV, encoded by the exons ATGGATTCGGCTCGGCCCAGGAGGGTTCCCAACAAATCCCGCCGCCCGGACTGGAGAGAGGAG CTTAGGGCAAATTGCATGACAAGAGTTAAAAATGAGAGAGTCCACTTGCTCTGGAAGATGAGGAACCAAGGGCAGCCACCTGCTACTGACATG AAAACGGCTGAATCTGCAGTCAGGAACATTATCTCGGATGAGGTAAAGAAACTCAAAAGATGTGTGGATGGAAAAAAGGACCAAGAAGTTGATATGATATGGGAATATGAAGGACCACAAGAAGCTAAGCCAGCTGAATTTGAAAGCGAAGATATATTGCTTGAAATGGAAAGACTTCTTTATGAAGATCTGCGGGAAGAAATGATCCGAAAAG AAATAGAGGCCCTTGATGAGGAAGATGCATACTTAGCTCAGGCTGTTTACGATCATATGCAATTGAAGGAAGAG GGTGTGGAAAATGCTAAGCTCTGGTGTCCAGTATGCAAACAAGGAGAGCTACGAGAAACTCATAATCTCATACACTGTACTTTGTGTAAGATGCGGCTTGACCTTGAAGAAGATAAG GTAAACCTAGCTTTCTTGCGGGAACGGTTGGCCAATGTCCATATGGAGCACTTAGACAGAGGATGCACATTATCACCCAAGTTCTGCTTGCACGACATGTTTGGGTTGAATGCACTTTACATACGTTGCGATGAATGCAGCACTTTCGAAGTTGTGGTGTAA